TCAGTAATGAAAAGTATCAGCACAGCACAAGTGTTTGGAGATTGCCATCCACATCTAGCAAGTCACAATCAAGAACTGGAAGCACAAGCAGAAGCCAACTCCAAATATGAATCATACAAAATGATAGTCACCTTATAATTAGAGACTTGGAGGATATACTGACGTTCCTTGGAGTCCATCATTACAAGCTTTGTCTGCCAATCCGTCATTTGCTCTGCTTGTTGCTTCTCCACATCATTTTTAAATTTCTCTAGCATCCTAGAAACCGCACAAGTAATAATGTTGACATAGAAATCTAGGTGACAATGATTACACTCCTTAAGTCAACTATGAATGACAGTTATCTACTCACTTCTTCAGCTCAGTAAGCTTGTTTATGGCCTTCCGAGTGTAATCAAGTAGTGCCTTTGACTCCTTATGCACTTTGTCTCTCTTCTCCTCCACCTCTGCTCGCCTCAGTGACAAGTCTGCACTCGCCACCACAAAGCTGCAAGACAAAAATTTTAGAAACTAGTAAAAGAAAGGCAAATAAAAAAGAATAATCATAACAGTTCCTACAGCTTCCTTAGAGTTGATGGCGAAGTTTTCTTGAATAAgttgataaaaaattataaaatcagAACAATTAAATACAGGTGTTGTATTCAGAGAAATTTCTTGTACATACAACATTGAGGAAAGAATTTTACAGGTTTGCTTATCTAGATTTTTGCTTCGAGTTGCAGCAAGTGGTGTTAATTTAGTCTCAGCTTCTGTGCATTCAAACCAAAACACAAATGCAAAAATAGCAGAGTGTCTCCTGTCATGCCTTGGTTTTGTAATTCGACCAAAACCTCCAGCATTAGCACCCAGCATTAACTGAAATGGAAGATTCAATGATTCATGCAATAAGTGTGCAAAAATCCCAAATCCTAAACAAGTGTACCCATCAGGAGTACAGATCTCTCACTTACTGCGTCTATGAGAGAAGACGAGCTATGTCCTTTCGATAATTCAATACTCGAAACCCTAGCATAACGACTCACCTGCTCATCTCGGTGTCACGGATCGCGAGGAGattggcgacggcggcgacggcgcgcgccgccgctgctgcgggTGGCGGTAGCGCGTCCCTCGCGAACCCTGCCCGCTCGAGCGCCTCCCGCAGGCGCGCCGCCTCGGTGCGGAACTCCGAGGCCTGCGCGCGCAGCCCCGCGGCCGCGATCCCGGCGGCCCGCGACCGCGCCTGTGACGCCGCGGCCAAAGCGCGGAGGTAGGCCACCCCGCGCGGCGTGGGTTCGGGCCCCAGCGACAGCTCCGcggcagccccgccgccgccggctcgcccTCCGGCTCCGCCCCCGGACCCGGCCTCCGCGGCAAGGGAGGACAGCCACGCGTTAACctcagcgacggcggcggaggaggaggcggacgcgGGCGCCGGCTCGGTGGGGTCGAGGTGCTCGGCGGCGTGATCCATTGGGGGGCGAGTGGGTGGGGCCGGCGACACGGAGAAGAGGAGAGGTTGCCAGGTTGGTGTTTGAATTTTGTGGGGAATTAATTATCTTCCGGAAACGAAAtggtgtattttttttttcagtggGCGTTGTCGGGAATGAGCTGAACAGTCTATTAGGTATTTTGCCCGTTGGGCCTAGATAGTTCTGGGCTCGAATTAGCATGGGGTTCGCAGTGGGCCTCTGTCAAACGAAAACATTTTGTTACCAATTGATGTATAAATCTCTATCTTCCTctcaaaaaatcaaacaaaaacATTATCTGTTGCTcaaaaaagacaaaaaaattTCTTCAAGTGTAGCCTACGCCATACCGTGCCTCCATGTTCAAGAAGCTCCATTGGCAACATGTATTGTACCTAAGTGCTATGGTTTTACCTACCTTCTATGCCTTGCCTTACAAAAGATCTTTATTATGCTGCGGTGGCCACTAAAGGTAGGAAATTTATGGTTGAGTATATTTGAGTCAGTTGTCAGAACCCGATATTTTTGGATGGATCGACCCCAATTAgtcaaattctagttcaattttGTACAAGGATGAACACAAACATATCAAAAGTTCAATAATATCATTCATTGTTCATCCCGCTTTTCTGATACAATGGCCTCTCACTAGTTCAGAAATCATTTGGACATGGATTCAATGGCTTTTTCTATTTGTTTTGAATGTATTATTACTAGACCGAATGCTTGTTTTTCAGTTCCTTCTGCCCTAGAGGATTTGTTTTCTTATCTAGCTAGCAATTTGGTTATATATTTAGTTTAGTTTTGCACTAGACCCTAATACTTGAGATTGCAGGAAGTTTTAGGATTAAAAAAACCATAAGATTACATAAAAAGACAAGGCAACCTCTTTTCGAATGTGGGACTTTTTTCTTATTCCTGCGCcttgttttttttgtaaaattcaTGTGAAATTTCTGCATTCCAAATGGAATCTAGCTAGATCCTAAGAATCCTAAACCCATCCGCTTTTCCGAAAAGTGGCCGTACCTAGCACTAGGTGGCATTTCAAGACATGCCTGTTTATTTTTTACAACCACCTACTTTTGTTAATGGCTTCCTCATAGGGCATCCGTAATAGTTAgctatttagctagctagatctgATGTGGCAATAAAAAGTAAGAGAGAGTAGTCACTAGCGACGAGCAAATAGCTGATCTATTTCACGTAGCCCAAGAACATGTCAGAGGAGCGGATGAGTCCaatagtataaaatagtttttcTTTTATCTCGCACCTCCACATTAGCAGACTACGTAGCTAGTACCAGCTAGTACCATTGCGAACGCCCTAAGTCTCCAAAATCTAATCTTGGATCCCAAAGTGAAAGGAGACACTAAGATCATCCCCAACCCTCCTACTAAGATGGTGTTcatagcattaatgatactaccACATAAGCAATTTGGTGACATGACAAGAGAGTTAATAAGGGAAAAGATAGATATGGTTTCTCATGCAAGACATCATGTCTACACAAAAACCAAGAAAGAGAGAAGAATGTGTCGgtatttaccgccaagcctgctcggGATACCCTTAACAGTAgggttgtaggtagggatcgactgttctggaactcgatggtgcaagaaacacaaagatttagacaggttcgggccgcgagttgcgtaataccctacgtcctgtatgGTTGTTTATATTGTCTTaagtgttgatgtgtttcgagaGGGTCCCTgtccacccttatatatccaaGGGGACATGGTTATatgaaaagtcctagccgagtctagttggagtcctactacaacacaatcggatagttttctttgtactgtagctagttctacacctatccAGGTAGTTACAAGAGTGGTAAGGTACATACATGagttatcccttactctagaacattcta
The Panicum virgatum strain AP13 chromosome 6N, P.virgatum_v5, whole genome shotgun sequence genome window above contains:
- the LOC120679161 gene encoding AUGMIN subunit 1-like codes for the protein MDHAAEHLDPTEPAPASASSSAAVAEVNAWLSSLAAEAGSGGGAGGRAGGGGAAAELSLGPEPTPRGVAYLRALAAASQARSRAAGIAAAGLRAQASEFRTEAARLREALERAGFARDALPPPAAAAARAVAAVANLLAIRDTEMSSFVVASADLSLRRAEVEEKRDKVHKESKALLDYTRKAINKLTELKKMLEKFKNDVEKQQAEQMTDWQTKLVMMDSKERQYILQVSNYKAMLNRVGYTPEINHGVLMEMAEHKKDLERKTKPIADTLRSYQDLPPDKALAALAIEDKKRQYAAAEKYLEDVLQSALTTTGL